Within Marinomonas mediterranea MMB-1, the genomic segment AGCTTCTTGGATGGCGCTGACCCTTGGATAATTTCTAAAGCAATGTCAATAAAGGAATTGGGTGGGGAAGTTGCTGTAGTCACTCACGAAAAGCTAGTTGCTGAAAACTCAACCAAAGTAAAAGTACCTAATGTATGTAAACATTTTGGTATTGAGGTAATTGACTGTTTTACCTTACTTCGTACGCTTGAAGCAAGGTTTAGCCTTAGCGCTTAAAGTTTCACTTTTGCTTCTTTTACAACACCGACTATACGGCAATTCCCGTTGATTTCAAAAGGGCGGTAGTTCGGGTTAAGTGGCTTTAGATACTTCTGCCCAGCATCAATATATAACTTTTTAAAAGTTACCTCATCTGTGCCGTCAAGTTTCGCCACAACAAGGCTTCCGTTGTCAGCCGGAATATCAGGATCGACTAGAATTAAATGTCCCTCTGGAATGCTAGTTCCAACGGGTGATGTCATGCTGTCGCCCACGACTTTTAGCCAAAAAGCGTTATCACTTGCAGAGAATGGGCTTTCTTCCCACTCAATATCGTCTGCCAATGAGCGATAATCAATAGCTTCGCTCCATGCACCAGCTTGAACATGGCTTACAACAGGCAGCTTTTTACTAGGAGCTTTAAACGGCGCTGCTTCAACATTGCTCTCGGCTTCACCTGAACTGACTCCCTCAATACCAAATTGCAACCACTCAGGCGTGCATTCAAGGGCTTTCGCAAGTGCTAATAGCTTTCTTGGATTGCTTGTCCGAGCATCTTCAATTTTCTGCAATGACTGTTGGCTTATTCCAACTTTATTAGCCAACTCTGTTTGAGTTAGTCCTAAGTGTATTCGTTGGGTTTTAACTCTTTCTGCGATGTTCATTTTTAGTTTTTCAGTCTAGTTAACTTCTTGTTGTGATGATTACAACTTTACGTGTATTTGACAAACACATATAAGTTGTATTTAAATACAACAAAAATATGTAGGGATGGAATATGACCGCAATACAAAAAGCTATAGAGAC encodes:
- a CDS encoding LexA family protein, with product MNIAERVKTQRIHLGLTQTELANKVGISQQSLQKIEDARTSNPRKLLALAKALECTPEWLQFGIEGVSSGEAESNVEAAPFKAPSKKLPVVSHVQAGAWSEAIDYRSLADDIEWEESPFSASDNAFWLKVVGDSMTSPVGTSIPEGHLILVDPDIPADNGSLVVAKLDGTDEVTFKKLYIDAGQKYLKPLNPNYRPFEINGNCRIVGVVKEAKVKL